One window from the genome of Pedobacter schmidteae encodes:
- a CDS encoding YeiH family protein — protein MSENKKLNIHEDWVVVILGSLTIILSLVGLLLPVPVFGWKDITGLLTAVCSISNLKIIGLQFLFVIVIAGLGAMLTGKSVKSAVMTFPAVYLLTIIALILAGNSQVKALNLEAVIFSLTIGLIIGNFLKLPEWFKTSLSTELFVKIGLVLLGTTVIFSEILNAGSKGLLQSLVVVLSVWYFAYWICKKLKVDSELTMMISSAVSICGVSAAIATSGAIKGDSKKLSYVISMVLITAIPMMIFMPYIAQYFNFPQAVTGAWLGGSIDTTGAVVASGSLVGEEALKISTIVKFSQNVLLGIAAFAISVYWTYTQHPAGKDKEAKPTLKVIWERFPKFVLGFIGASLLFSFLISPETNKEVKGMLKNLQGLWFALAFTSIGLETNFKDLFGRNSKTPFYAFLIAQGFNIFITLIIAYLLFN, from the coding sequence ATGTCAGAAAATAAAAAGCTAAATATCCATGAGGATTGGGTAGTTGTCATTTTAGGAAGCTTAACTATTATTTTATCTCTTGTGGGGTTACTGTTGCCAGTTCCTGTTTTTGGATGGAAAGATATTACGGGTCTTCTTACAGCGGTATGCTCCATCTCCAATCTTAAAATTATCGGATTACAATTCCTATTTGTAATTGTGATTGCGGGACTTGGTGCAATGTTGACCGGGAAATCAGTGAAAAGTGCTGTAATGACTTTTCCTGCGGTTTATTTGTTAACAATTATTGCTTTAATATTGGCGGGTAACAGTCAGGTTAAAGCACTCAATTTGGAAGCTGTTATCTTTAGTTTAACCATAGGTTTAATTATTGGGAACTTTTTGAAGCTACCAGAATGGTTCAAGACTTCTTTATCGACCGAATTGTTCGTGAAAATAGGCTTGGTGCTATTGGGAACTACTGTCATTTTTTCAGAAATTTTAAACGCCGGTTCAAAAGGACTCCTTCAATCATTAGTGGTCGTATTGTCGGTATGGTATTTTGCTTACTGGATCTGTAAAAAGTTAAAAGTAGACAGTGAATTGACCATGATGATCTCCAGTGCGGTTTCTATTTGTGGAGTTTCTGCGGCAATAGCTACATCGGGTGCTATTAAAGGCGACTCAAAGAAGCTATCATATGTGATTTCAATGGTTTTAATTACAGCCATACCTATGATGATATTTATGCCATATATCGCACAATATTTTAATTTTCCACAGGCCGTTACAGGAGCATGGCTGGGTGGAAGTATTGATACTACAGGAGCAGTTGTTGCCTCAGGTAGCTTGGTAGGGGAAGAAGCATTAAAGATCAGTACCATTGTAAAATTCTCTCAAAATGTATTGTTGGGGATTGCTGCATTTGCTATTTCTGTTTATTGGACCTATACACAACATCCGGCAGGAAAAGATAAAGAAGCTAAACCTACCTTAAAGGTAATCTGGGAGCGTTTCCCGAAATTTGTATTGGGTTTTATCGGGGCTTCCTTGTTGTTTTCTTTTTTGATTTCCCCGGAGACAAACAAGGAAGTAAAGGGCATGCTAAAGAATTTGCAGGGATTGTGGTTTGCTTTGGCTTTTACCAGTATCGGACTGGAAACCAATTTTAAAGACTTATTTGGCAGAAATAGTAAAACTCCGTTTTACGCTTTTTTAATTGCGCAGGGCTTCAATATCTTTATTA
- a CDS encoding YceH family protein, with amino-acid sequence MELSQKLPILDAVELRVLGVLMEKSKTTPEYYPMTINAITVACNQKTSRKPVVQYDDQTVVLALDSLKRKSLISTATGGSSRSVKYKHNFAIVFPVLPQEVAVMCLLILRGPQTPGEINTNSGRMYEFETLEEVQSVLERLSDPEMTYVMQLPKRAGQKEVRYVHLLGGLPDLTQLDAQDDINSRPASELETRLIKVEQELAELKEAFDKLMQELS; translated from the coding sequence ATGGAATTATCACAAAAGCTACCAATCCTTGATGCCGTTGAACTTCGCGTTTTAGGAGTGTTGATGGAGAAATCAAAAACAACTCCAGAATATTATCCAATGACTATCAATGCCATAACAGTGGCTTGTAATCAAAAAACATCCCGTAAGCCAGTGGTTCAGTATGATGATCAAACTGTGGTATTGGCCCTTGATTCTTTAAAAAGAAAAAGCCTTATTTCAACAGCTACCGGAGGATCAAGCCGGAGTGTAAAATACAAACATAATTTTGCAATTGTATTTCCTGTACTTCCTCAGGAAGTTGCTGTGATGTGTTTACTGATATTAAGAGGTCCTCAAACCCCAGGAGAAATCAATACAAATTCGGGAAGAATGTACGAATTTGAAACGCTCGAAGAAGTTCAATCGGTATTAGAAAGGCTTTCGGATCCGGAAATGACTTATGTAATGCAACTACCTAAACGTGCAGGGCAAAAAGAAGTACGTTATGTTCATCTATTGGGAGGACTGCCCGACCTTACTCAGCTTGATGCGCAAGATGATATCAACAGCAGGCCTGCCAGTGAGTTGGAGACCAGATTAATCAAAGTAGAGCAGGAATTAGCTGAATTAAAAGAAGCTTTTGACAAGTTGATGCAGGAACTGTCCTGA
- the mgrA gene encoding L-glyceraldehyde 3-phosphate reductase has translation MTYIPNISRYKQMQYRRCGKSGLKLSAISLGLWHNFGHVDQLENCSNILKLAFDHGITHFDLANNYGPPPGSAEENFGRLLKRDFSGYRDEMIISTKAGYTMWDGPYGDWGSKKYLVSSLDQSLKRLDLDYVDIFYHHRPDPETPLEETMAALDLIVRQGKALYIGISNYNAEEAKNAIALLKALGTPCIIHQPKYSMYERWIEGGLLDLLGKEGVGCIPFSPLAQGMLTDKYLQGIPSDSRAAKSHGFLKKDQITPERLKQINQLNVIAESRGQKLAQMALSWILKDERITSVLVGASKPEQLADSLKCLDNISFDQTELNQIESILATV, from the coding sequence ATGACATATATCCCCAATATATCCCGGTATAAACAAATGCAATATCGCCGTTGTGGTAAAAGCGGATTAAAGCTGTCTGCAATTTCTTTAGGATTATGGCATAATTTCGGGCATGTAGACCAGTTGGAAAATTGTAGTAATATTTTAAAATTGGCATTTGACCACGGCATCACCCATTTTGATTTGGCAAATAATTACGGTCCTCCTCCAGGATCTGCTGAGGAAAATTTTGGACGTTTATTAAAAAGAGATTTTTCGGGGTATCGGGATGAGATGATTATCTCGACAAAAGCAGGTTACACCATGTGGGATGGGCCTTACGGAGATTGGGGATCTAAAAAATATCTTGTATCCAGTCTGGATCAAAGTTTAAAACGTCTTGATCTGGATTATGTAGACATTTTTTATCATCATCGTCCTGATCCTGAAACCCCCTTGGAAGAAACCATGGCAGCGCTTGATTTGATTGTTCGCCAGGGAAAGGCACTATATATTGGAATTTCAAATTATAATGCAGAAGAAGCTAAAAATGCAATTGCCTTATTGAAAGCGCTTGGAACGCCCTGCATTATTCATCAGCCTAAATACTCTATGTACGAACGTTGGATAGAGGGAGGTTTGCTTGATCTACTCGGAAAGGAGGGAGTAGGATGTATTCCATTTTCGCCATTAGCTCAGGGAATGTTGACCGATAAATATCTGCAAGGTATTCCTTCGGATTCGAGAGCGGCAAAGTCACATGGATTTTTGAAAAAAGACCAGATCACTCCAGAGCGGTTGAAACAAATAAATCAACTGAATGTAATTGCAGAAAGCCGTGGTCAAAAATTGGCCCAGATGGCCTTATCCTGGATATTAAAAGATGAACGCATTACTTCTGTTTTAGTTGGTGCTAGTAAACCTGAGCAATTAGCTGACTCTTTAAAATGTTTGGACAATATAAGTTTCGACCAAACAGAGCTGAATCAGATTGAAAGTATTCTTGCTACCGTTTAA
- a CDS encoding histone H1, with product MEKFSKVKELLASIEADAEKFYNAGNNAAGTRVRKAMQDLKVLAQEIRTEVTEKKNSAK from the coding sequence ATGGAAAAATTTTCAAAAGTTAAAGAATTATTGGCTTCTATCGAAGCTGATGCAGAGAAATTTTATAACGCAGGCAATAATGCCGCTGGTACAAGAGTACGTAAAGCTATGCAAGACTTAAAAGTTCTTGCTCAGGAAATTCGTACTGAAGTTACAGAGAAAAAAAATAGCGCTAAGTAA
- a CDS encoding antitoxin Xre/MbcA/ParS toxin-binding domain-containing protein yields MAATPKPYKTKAKVSIVAESALIAPYQSLYGNPISLLTSSKKGLSAKAALDFLNLSGFSKEEFQDTFKTNVKTIQNYVSNASKLDASLSEKLLKSFSLFDKGIAVFGSAKAFHQWLNMPSYGLGNQVPFDLMDTITGISLIEEELIRIEYGDLA; encoded by the coding sequence ATGGCTGCTACACCAAAACCTTATAAAACCAAAGCTAAAGTTTCTATAGTTGCCGAAAGCGCATTAATAGCCCCATATCAATCGTTATATGGAAACCCTATAAGCTTGCTTACCAGTTCAAAAAAAGGGCTATCTGCAAAAGCAGCACTTGATTTTTTAAATCTTTCCGGTTTTAGCAAAGAAGAGTTCCAGGATACTTTTAAAACTAATGTCAAAACCATTCAGAATTATGTTTCTAACGCATCCAAACTGGATGCTTCTTTAAGTGAAAAATTATTAAAGTCTTTTTCTCTATTTGACAAAGGCATTGCGGTATTTGGATCTGCAAAAGCATTTCACCAATGGTTAAACATGCCTTCATATGGACTGGGCAATCAAGTTCCCTTCGATTTGATGGATACAATTACCGGCATTTCCCTCATTGAAGAAGAACTGATCAGAATAGAATATGGTGATTTAGCTTAA
- a CDS encoding RES family NAD+ phosphorylase: MQVFRIGLAKYASLLNASGRAARWNPNDIEMIYTAGSRSLACLENVVHRNQIGLNQSFKVMTIEIPDDLCILSIELKKLQPGWTEFHQMPITQKLGEDWIKNNKSAILKVPSAIINAEYNYLLNPMHPDFKSIRLLKSETFVFDKRIKMS; encoded by the coding sequence ATGCAGGTATTTCGAATTGGATTGGCTAAATATGCCTCTTTATTAAATGCATCGGGCCGAGCTGCACGCTGGAACCCAAATGATATTGAAATGATTTATACCGCAGGATCACGTTCACTTGCCTGCCTCGAAAATGTGGTACACAGAAACCAAATAGGCTTAAACCAATCATTTAAAGTAATGACCATAGAAATACCTGATGATCTTTGTATTCTAAGCATTGAGCTCAAAAAACTACAACCGGGCTGGACGGAATTCCATCAAATGCCAATTACACAAAAATTAGGTGAGGATTGGATCAAAAATAACAAATCTGCTATTTTGAAAGTACCCTCAGCAATTATTAATGCCGAATACAATTATCTTCTAAATCCCATGCATCCGGATTTCAAATCCATAAGGTTATTAAAATCTGAAACTTTTGTTTTTGACAAAAGGATAAAAATGTCATAA
- a CDS encoding GreA/GreB family elongation factor, with translation METKSLSLSKNDFKLLKEHLEKSNMSPYNKEKLQAELKAATIYAENELPTDVVCLKSEARIANVKTGKEFTFKLVMPEEANIKVQKVSVFAPIGIALFGYRTGDSINWEMPDGIQEFKILEVKKI, from the coding sequence ATGGAAACAAAATCATTATCACTTTCAAAAAACGATTTCAAACTTTTAAAAGAACATCTCGAAAAATCGAACATGAGCCCTTACAATAAAGAGAAGCTACAGGCAGAATTGAAAGCAGCGACAATATATGCCGAAAATGAGCTTCCCACTGATGTTGTTTGCTTAAAATCAGAAGCAAGAATCGCCAATGTAAAAACGGGGAAAGAATTCACCTTTAAGCTGGTTATGCCGGAAGAAGCAAATATTAAAGTTCAGAAAGTATCAGTATTTGCTCCAATAGGTATTGCGCTTTTCGGATATCGAACAGGAGATAGCATTAACTGGGAAATGCCAGATGGTATTCAGGAATTTAAGATACTTGAAGTAAAAAAAATATAA
- a CDS encoding methionine aminotransferase has product MISIQSKLPHTGTTIFSVMSKLAEENNAINLSQGFPDYDCDPKLLNFVTEAMQKGHNQYAPMPGLTVLRELIAEKVSNLYGTNYHPDTEITITAGGTQAIFTALSSCINSGDEVIIFEPAYDCYAPAIKLLGGLVKPYELSPPNYEIDWEMVKKLFTANTKMIILNSPQNPTGCTLSEKDIKALIKLTKNTDILILSDEVYEHLVFDTHQHQSIALYPELKERSFIVASFGKLLHATGWKIGYCLAPEQLMKEFRKVHQFNVFSVNTPMQIGIANYLKDKDTYMGLSGFFQQKRDFFRGLLLQTNFKLLPCNGSYFQCVSYAHLNKEKDTEMAVRLVKDYGVASIPVSAFYIKGTDHQVLRFCFAKKQETLEKAVERLMKL; this is encoded by the coding sequence ATGATATCTATACAATCAAAACTCCCACATACCGGCACTACGATTTTTAGTGTAATGTCTAAATTAGCAGAAGAAAACAATGCCATTAATTTATCTCAGGGCTTCCCGGATTATGATTGTGACCCTAAACTATTAAATTTCGTGACCGAGGCGATGCAAAAAGGCCATAACCAATATGCTCCAATGCCCGGTTTAACAGTGCTTAGAGAACTCATTGCCGAAAAAGTAAGTAACCTGTATGGCACAAATTATCATCCAGATACCGAAATTACCATTACTGCGGGTGGTACTCAGGCCATTTTTACAGCTTTAAGTTCATGTATCAATTCGGGAGACGAGGTGATCATTTTCGAGCCTGCATATGATTGTTATGCACCAGCAATTAAATTATTAGGAGGTCTTGTTAAACCTTATGAACTATCCCCTCCAAATTACGAGATAGACTGGGAAATGGTTAAAAAGCTATTTACGGCTAATACAAAAATGATCATTCTCAACAGTCCGCAAAACCCAACCGGATGTACCTTATCTGAGAAAGACATTAAAGCACTCATTAAACTCACAAAAAACACTGACATTTTAATTTTAAGTGATGAAGTATACGAACACCTCGTATTTGACACCCATCAACACCAAAGTATTGCCTTATATCCCGAACTAAAGGAAAGAAGCTTTATAGTAGCTTCATTCGGGAAATTACTGCATGCAACAGGCTGGAAAATTGGTTACTGCCTTGCACCCGAACAATTAATGAAAGAATTTAGAAAAGTGCACCAGTTTAATGTATTTAGCGTAAATACTCCCATGCAGATTGGAATTGCCAACTATTTAAAAGATAAAGATACTTACATGGGGCTTTCTGGATTCTTTCAGCAAAAAAGGGATTTTTTCCGTGGCTTGCTTCTGCAAACCAATTTTAAATTACTACCTTGTAATGGATCTTATTTTCAATGCGTTAGCTATGCCCACCTGAATAAAGAAAAAGATACAGAAATGGCTGTAAGATTAGTGAAAGACTATGGAGTAGCAAGTATCCCTGTTTCAGCCTTTTATATAAAGGGCACCGATCATCAGGTATTGAGATTTTGTTTTGCAAAAAAACAAGAAACATTAGAAAAAGCCGTTGAAAGACTAATGAAATTATAA
- a CDS encoding nitrilase family protein, whose translation MDNTSYLDINNLKVTIFQAYLFWENIDKNLQNLSLRLSSGVKEKTDLIILPEMFNTGFSMNAPELAEEMNGKTMQWMHQIAEKYECVVTGSLIIKENENYYNRLIWMLPDGNSSYYDKRHLFGLGDEDKNYTPGNEKVIVELKGWKIRLAICYDLRFPVWLRNQNEEYDILLLIASWPDKRSAHWKTLIPARAIENQSYVIAANRVGHDGKEVYHSGHSMCIDPMGKTVYYKPEDEDLYTFSIGYEELVKTRKSFPFLKDADNFKII comes from the coding sequence ATGGATAATACAAGCTACTTAGATATAAATAATTTAAAAGTTACCATCTTCCAGGCTTATCTTTTCTGGGAAAACATAGATAAAAACCTGCAAAATCTTTCCTTACGTTTATCATCGGGAGTAAAAGAAAAAACAGACCTGATCATTTTACCGGAGATGTTTAATACCGGCTTCAGCATGAATGCTCCGGAACTTGCCGAAGAAATGAATGGGAAAACAATGCAATGGATGCATCAAATTGCTGAAAAGTACGAATGTGTAGTAACCGGAAGTTTGATTATTAAAGAAAATGAAAACTATTATAACCGATTAATATGGATGCTGCCTGATGGCAATTCCAGTTATTATGACAAAAGACACTTGTTTGGCTTGGGAGATGAAGACAAAAACTACACTCCAGGAAATGAAAAAGTTATTGTGGAGTTGAAAGGATGGAAAATACGTTTAGCCATTTGCTATGATTTGCGCTTCCCGGTTTGGCTTCGTAACCAAAATGAAGAATATGACATATTGTTATTAATTGCCAGCTGGCCTGATAAGCGCTCCGCGCACTGGAAAACACTCATCCCAGCACGTGCAATTGAAAACCAAAGTTATGTGATTGCGGCCAATAGAGTTGGCCATGACGGAAAAGAAGTTTATCACAGTGGTCACTCCATGTGTATCGATCCTATGGGAAAAACAGTTTATTATAAGCCGGAAGATGAGGATCTATACACGTTTAGCATTGGCTATGAAGAACTGGTAAAAACCCGCAAAAGCTTTCCTTTTTTAAAGGATGCGGATAATTTTAAAATTATTTAA